From Saccopteryx leptura isolate mSacLep1 chromosome 3, mSacLep1_pri_phased_curated, whole genome shotgun sequence, one genomic window encodes:
- the LOC136397523 gene encoding splicing factor U2AF 35 kDa subunit-like protein, which translates to MAEYLASIFGTEKDKVNCSFYFKIGACRHGDRCSRLHNKPTFSQTIALLNIYRNPQNSSQSADGLRCAVSDVEMQEHYDEFFEEVFTEMEEKYGEVEEMNVCDNLGDHLVGNVYVKFHREEDAEKAVIDLNNRWFNGQPIHAELSPVTDFREACCRQYEMGECTRGGFCNFMHLKPISRELRRELYGRRRKKHRSRSRSRERRSRSRDRGRGGGGGGGGGGGGRERDRRRSRDRERSGRF; encoded by the coding sequence ATGGCGGAGTACTTGGCCTCCATCTTCGGAACCGAAAAAGACAAAGTCAACTGTtcattctatttcaaaattggtGCATGTCGTCATGGAGACAGATGCTCTCGGTTGCACAATAAACCGACCTTTAGCCAGACCATTGCCCTCTTGAACATTTACCGTAACCCTCAAAACTCTTCCCAGTCTGCTGACGGTTTGCGCTGTGCTGTGAGTGATGTCGAGATGCAGGAACACTATGATGAgttttttgaggaggtttttacagagatggaggaGAAGTATGGTGAGGTTGAAGAGATGAACGTCTGTGATAACCTTGGAGACCACCTCGTAGGAAATGTATACGTGAAGTTTCACCGTGAAGAAGATGCAGAGAAAGCTGTGATTGACTTGAACAACCGCTGGTTCAACGGGCAGCCCATCCATGCTGAGCTCTCCCCCGTGACCGACTTCCGGGAAGCCTGCTGCCGCCAGTATGAAATGGGAGAGTGTACACGAGGCGGCTTCTGCAACTTCATGCATCTGAAGCCCATTTCCAGAGAGCTGCGACGGGAACTGTATGGGCGCCGGCGCAAGAAGCATCGATCGAGGTCCCGGTCCCGGGAGCGTCGCTCTCGGTCTAGAGACCGTGGTcgtggtggcggtggcggtggtggaggaggtggtgggggaCGGGAGCGTGATAGGAGGCGGTCAAGAGATCGTGAGAGATCTGGGCGATTCTGA